A genomic window from Aerosakkonema funiforme FACHB-1375 includes:
- a CDS encoding TIGR02452 family protein — protein sequence MRLVAIAQDTLKIMEAGYYLSPSGEQVNIARDLVSCIAQTKCYDPDRLAQIQKEVLASTPQFSHTEFTVRNETTLVGAEMMAQTQQFEKIGVLNFASAKNPGGGFIRGAQAQEESLARSSGLYKSLLKCPEHYEFHRANRSLLYSDRTIYSPGCPIFRKDDGTLLETPYLVDFITSPAPNAGEVAKKQSQDLRKIREVLYIRGAKLLSLAAYHRCDALVLGAWGCGVFRNDPAMVAQMFADLLLANGQFWGRFKSVLFSVLDTRGERKIFTEFDQRFGSNG from the coding sequence ATGAGGCTAGTTGCCATAGCGCAAGATACTCTCAAAATAATGGAAGCAGGTTATTACCTATCTCCTAGTGGCGAACAAGTGAATATTGCGCGAGATTTAGTATCCTGTATCGCTCAAACTAAATGCTACGATCCCGATCGTCTCGCACAAATTCAAAAAGAAGTTCTCGCTAGCACTCCTCAATTCTCCCATACTGAATTTACAGTCAGAAACGAGACAACATTGGTGGGAGCAGAAATGATGGCCCAAACCCAACAATTTGAAAAAATTGGCGTTCTCAATTTTGCTTCCGCTAAAAACCCCGGCGGTGGATTTATCAGAGGCGCTCAAGCGCAAGAAGAAAGCTTAGCAAGGAGTTCTGGACTTTACAAAAGCTTGTTGAAATGTCCCGAACACTATGAGTTTCATCGTGCTAATCGATCGCTATTGTATTCCGATCGCACGATCTATTCACCCGGTTGTCCAATTTTCCGCAAAGATGATGGAACTTTACTAGAAACACCATATCTAGTAGATTTTATCACTAGCCCAGCCCCTAATGCTGGTGAAGTTGCAAAGAAACAATCTCAGGATTTGAGAAAAATACGCGAAGTTCTCTATATTCGCGGTGCTAAATTGTTAAGTTTGGCAGCTTACCATCGTTGCGATGCTTTAGTTTTGGGTGCTTGGGGTTGTGGCGTATTCAGAAACGATCCGGCAATGGTCGCGCAAATGTTTGCCGATTTATTATTAGCAAACGGTCAATTTTGGGGAAGATTCAAAAGCGTACTTTTTTCGGTTTTGGATACGAGAGGAGAAAGAAAGATATTTACAGAATTCGATCAGCGCTTTGGCTCAAATGGATAA
- a CDS encoding group I intron-associated PD-(D/E)XK endonuclease — MPAKQAVADEKLQNYIKTVRKRQRPIESKYHKALGDRELTSDRRGSISEAAVLFRLTLYGFKVYGSVFDGGTADWLVENPTGKHLKIQVKSAYIDRRGMPFIQLRCSDRKTKFRCDREGEFDFIVDYCLFSDTAYVLSFEEVRGKTCHIPQDQDEERWDKLFD, encoded by the coding sequence ATGCCAGCCAAACAAGCTGTTGCCGATGAAAAGCTGCAAAACTACATTAAAACTGTACGCAAGCGTCAGAGGCCAATAGAGTCAAAATACCATAAAGCATTAGGCGATCGAGAGCTAACTTCAGATCGGAGAGGCTCTATCTCTGAAGCTGCTGTTCTATTTCGTCTAACTCTGTACGGTTTTAAAGTGTACGGATCGGTATTCGACGGTGGAACAGCAGATTGGCTCGTTGAGAATCCCACTGGTAAACACCTAAAAATACAGGTTAAGTCCGCTTACATCGACAGACGAGGAATGCCATTCATTCAGCTTCGTTGTAGCGATCGTAAAACTAAGTTTAGGTGCGATCGAGAAGGCGAGTTTGATTTTATAGTTGACTACTGCCTGTTCTCAGATACAGCTTACGTCTTGTCATTTGAGGAAGTTAGAGGTAAAACCTGTCATATTCCTCAAGACCAAGATGAAGAAAGGTGGGATAAATTGTTCGATTAA
- a CDS encoding VOC family protein, with the protein MARHEAMAQIQLNLVVIRSNNIEKSAAFYQRVGLTFIKHQHGSGLEHFASEVGCTTFEIYPSTPETVPTTATRLGFQVTSVDAVIRELEKHGASIISHPSNSAWGRRAIVADPDGHRVELTQPQ; encoded by the coding sequence ATGGCGAGGCACGAAGCAATGGCTCAAATTCAACTGAATCTCGTTGTCATCCGCTCAAACAACATTGAAAAATCTGCTGCCTTCTATCAACGGGTGGGGCTGACTTTCATCAAGCATCAACATGGCAGTGGTTTAGAGCATTTTGCCAGTGAGGTCGGTTGTACCACGTTTGAGATTTATCCATCTACCCCAGAAACAGTACCGACGACAGCGACTCGGCTAGGATTTCAAGTTACTTCTGTAGATGCAGTTATCCGCGAACTCGAAAAACACGGTGCTTCAATCATTTCACATCCTAGTAATTCAGCTTGGGGAAGACGTGCAATAGTGGCAGATCCAGATGGACATCGAGTAGAGCTGACACAACCCCAATAG
- a CDS encoding RNA-guided endonuclease InsQ/TnpB family protein — MKLVERHIITKNHPLWSEIDHLAFLSKNLFNLANYHYRQHFFQHQQKLNFNQLYHLVSQTPDYKALPTKVSKQIIRRLDTAWTSYFQAVKTWHIHPEKFGSKPRIPGYKHKTRGRNILPYPNEAISKKALKKGICHLSMSEIKIATSQKQIQEARIVPKTSCYVLEIVYEKNEETTNHQQIAGIDLGVNNLMAVTTNQTGIRPMLIKGRPLKAINTFYNKKRSALQSQLKLKHNQTQSHRLKKLTHKRNCRVENYLHTASRRVIDWCREHQIGIIVIGHNATWKQSINLGQRNNQQFVNIPHERLIEMLTYKAQLKGIQVIITEESYTSQSNALDGDALPKYGEKKPVFQGHRVARGLYKTANGRLLNADVNGSFNITRKVIPDVLDQGIKGLPFNPVVLDPLRMTALSACE; from the coding sequence ATGAAGCTAGTGGAACGTCATATTATCACAAAAAACCATCCCCTCTGGTCAGAGATTGACCACTTGGCTTTTTTGTCGAAAAACTTGTTTAACCTAGCCAATTATCATTATCGTCAACACTTTTTTCAACACCAGCAGAAATTAAACTTTAATCAACTTTACCACCTTGTCTCACAAACCCCAGACTACAAAGCCTTACCCACCAAAGTGAGTAAGCAAATTATCCGCCGATTAGATACAGCCTGGACAAGTTATTTTCAAGCTGTAAAAACTTGGCATATCCATCCCGAAAAATTTGGAAGTAAACCCCGAATACCGGGATATAAACATAAAACAAGAGGCCGCAATATTCTCCCTTATCCTAACGAGGCTATCTCCAAAAAAGCCTTAAAAAAAGGAATTTGTCACCTGTCGATGAGCGAAATAAAAATTGCCACATCACAAAAGCAAATACAAGAAGCGAGAATTGTGCCAAAAACCAGTTGTTATGTCCTAGAAATAGTTTATGAAAAAAATGAGGAGACAACCAATCATCAACAAATAGCAGGGATAGATTTAGGCGTTAATAACTTAATGGCTGTAACGACAAATCAAACAGGCATCAGACCTATGCTGATTAAAGGCAGACCGCTAAAAGCGATTAACACCTTTTACAATAAAAAACGTTCCGCCTTACAATCCCAGCTAAAACTCAAGCATAATCAAACCCAATCTCACAGATTAAAAAAGCTTACTCATAAGCGCAACTGTCGAGTAGAAAACTATCTACATACAGCCAGCCGAAGAGTCATAGATTGGTGTAGAGAGCATCAAATAGGAATCATCGTAATTGGGCATAATGCGACCTGGAAACAATCAATTAACTTAGGCCAGAGGAATAATCAACAATTTGTGAACATTCCTCATGAGCGGTTAATCGAAATGTTGACCTATAAAGCCCAGTTAAAAGGAATTCAAGTCATCATAACAGAAGAATCATATACATCTCAATCCAATGCTTTAGATGGAGATGCTCTGCCTAAATATGGGGAAAAAAAACCCGTGTTTCAGGGGCATAGAGTAGCGAGAGGATTGTATAAAACAGCCAATGGTAGGTTATTAAATGCCGATGTGAATGGGTCATTTAATATTACCAGAAAAGTAATTCCTGATGTCTTAGACCAAGGAATAAAGGGTTTGCCGTTTAACCCTGTGGTGCTTGACCCACTACGAATGACTGCACTTTCCGCCTGTGAGTAG
- a CDS encoding J domain-containing protein, which yields MIFPVYPWMYALLFITLLLTWPLYVVSNFGILVLCLVINTSIFLTVVWFINSRELSFWRGLSLLCESYSTGCANITILYIIPLLMVYYVLMIIATCKGFWLGKNYTKNWWIKTIYKRFPLDNRGDDLRLDLDLDFYEVIFGCNKTIRVEHLEARPNGDVISAIKTLTVTVPAGVDSGTRLRIPGEGDASQYGGSPGDLYIYLLVPLESGEFKRDGTNVMSQIRITTEEAERGGEVTVNTIDGEAKLMIPPGTNSGDYLTLKGHGLPKLGSPTDRGDHIIQVVF from the coding sequence ATGATTTTTCCAGTTTACCCTTGGATGTATGCACTGTTATTCATAACTTTGTTGCTCACATGGCCTCTTTATGTCGTTAGTAATTTTGGAATACTCGTACTATGCCTAGTCATCAACACCAGTATTTTTCTGACAGTAGTATGGTTTATAAACAGTCGTGAACTTAGCTTCTGGAGGGGATTAAGCTTACTTTGTGAATCGTATTCAACAGGCTGTGCAAACATCACGATACTTTATATTATTCCTCTTTTAATGGTTTATTATGTTCTAATGATAATCGCAACTTGTAAAGGTTTTTGGCTGGGAAAAAATTATACAAAAAATTGGTGGATTAAAACAATTTATAAACGCTTCCCTCTTGACAATAGAGGTGATGATTTGCGACTCGATCTGGATCTAGATTTCTATGAAGTAATTTTCGGATGTAATAAAACAATAAGAGTTGAGCATTTAGAAGCTAGACCTAATGGTGATGTGATATCAGCCATAAAAACACTAACAGTGACCGTTCCCGCTGGGGTTGATTCTGGAACACGTTTGCGTATACCTGGAGAAGGAGATGCTAGCCAATATGGCGGCAGTCCTGGAGATCTGTATATCTATCTTCTGGTGCCATTAGAAAGTGGGGAATTTAAACGTGATGGTACTAATGTTATGTCACAAATAAGGATTACAACAGAAGAAGCTGAGCGAGGTGGAGAAGTTACTGTAAATACAATCGATGGAGAGGCGAAACTTATGATTCCTCCTGGAACAAATAGTGGTGATTATTTAACATTAAAAGGACATGGTTTACCAAAGCTTGGTTCCCCTACAGATAGGGGAGATCACATTATCCAAGTTGTGTTCTAG
- a CDS encoding GNAT family N-acetyltransferase: MIRSTTPDDTTALIALADATGLFPPSALELLRQMLTDSLAGNSDTEPFWITDDDNGPVGVAYCEPERMTDRTWNLQLIAIHPDRQGQGRGTKLLRYVEQALTARRGRVLLVETSGMPEFDRTRAFYAKCGFEEEARIRDFYATGDDKVVFRKVLNAN; encoded by the coding sequence ATGATTCGATCGACTACGCCCGATGACACCACTGCTCTGATCGCCCTAGCTGACGCAACTGGGCTTTTCCCGCCGAGTGCGCTAGAGTTACTGCGCCAGATGTTGACCGATTCTTTGGCAGGAAACAGCGATACAGAGCCGTTCTGGATTACTGATGATGACAATGGGCCAGTGGGCGTTGCCTACTGTGAGCCGGAACGGATGACAGACAGGACTTGGAATCTGCAATTAATTGCGATTCACCCGGATCGCCAAGGGCAAGGACGCGGTACGAAGCTGCTACGCTACGTCGAGCAGGCATTGACAGCACGCAGGGGGCGCGTGCTGCTGGTGGAAACGTCCGGGATGCCAGAATTCGATCGCACCCGCGCATTCTACGCGAAGTGCGGCTTCGAGGAAGAGGCACGCATTCGTGACTTCTACGCAACAGGCGATGATAAGGTTGTGTTCCGCAAAGTGTTGAATGCAAACTAA